The Glycine max cultivar Williams 82 chromosome 17, Glycine_max_v4.0, whole genome shotgun sequence genome contains the following window.
TGATTATGTTTGATATTTCAGATCATTGAAACATTTCCTGTTATCGTCTTACTTTGCTTTACGTAGAAGGAAATTTAATAGCTGCTATTTGGACTTGATAATGTTTATCTCTGTGGCCAAGATTTCTTCTGTTAAATCCATGAAATTGTTATAATTTGACAGAGGTACCAATATTTTTACCATCTGtatattttctctcttcctCTTGGTGACCCGGTGGGGCATAGGTTCTAGCTGCAAAGCTGCCTCTTCTTTTGTGGCAGTAGTGCTGCGTACAATACGTCTAACCCTCTGCGGACCTTATGCTTAATCTTATTAAAATAAGCTGTGCCTTACTCAAAAAGTTTATGAGCCTAACTGATTTTGTCAAGTAGGTTGTTAAAAGAGTGGCAAGCAGGGAATTGGATTCTGCTGTTGCCATTGTTAGGCCTCCGGGTCATCATGCAGAACAACAAGAAGCTATGGGATTTTGTCTGTTCAACAATGTGGCAGTTGCTGCAAGATATCTCTTAGACGAAAGAGTGAGTAACGTAACTCCTCCTACCAATTCCATATTTGGAAAACTTTTAGCCTTTAATTTAACAGTTGGTTACTGTATTGACACCTTTGCTTTTCTGGTTTTGCCGTCTGCATGACAGCCAGAATTAGGtgtgaagaaaatattaattgttgatTGGGATGTCCATCATGGAAATGGTACTCAAAAAATGTTCTGGAATGATTCTCGAGTTTTATTCTTTTCTGTTCACAGGTGTGTTAGTTATTTTCACTTATTTTCTGGTCAGCTTTACTGGTTGGTGATCTCATAAGTGTTTGTGGTTCTGTCAAGTATTGTAATGGGGCTTGACATTGAGTGCTAGACTGTTTCCCCTTCTTTAAACTATTGATTTAGGGTTGGGTCTCTGAGTATGATTTCCAATTTTAGGAATTCGGTTAAAATATGTTgtgtttttcatttcttttttagttGATCACTTGATCCTCAATCttatcaactttttttattcatgcaGGCATGAGTTTGGGAGTTTTTATCCAGCTAATGATGATGGATTTTATACCATGATTGGAGAAGGAGCAGGTGCTGGATATAATATAAATGTCCCCTGGGAGAATGGGCGATGTGGTGATGCAGATTACTTTGCAGTGTGGGACCACATCTTGCTTCCTGTTGCTAAAGAATTTAATCCAGATATAATTATAGTTTCTGCTGGATTTGATGCAGGTTTGTCATTGTAAAATTTGagactttcttttatttttttggtagggGGGATCACTTGTTCTTTATACTGCTTTTGAAGAATGTGTTCTTGGAGTAATGGGAGTAATGCTTGCATTTGGGTCAGTTGATATggtaacttattattatttttaagtgtaATAAGTAATAATGACTTGGTTTTTTAAATGTAACAGCTGTTGGTGACCCTCTGGGAGGATGCCTTGTCACACCATTTGGTTATTCTGTTCTGTTGGAAAAGGTTACTTTTGGTTGAATTTTCACGATTACttcttttatatgtttattGTAATTCTAGTATGCTACTTGTTAAGACAATGCTGCTATATTTGAAGTTAAGATTAGTTATTAGCAAAACTGAATTAAATATGTAGGTTTATAAGTATGTGTGttgattattttcttgtttcatcATGATCACTAAtctatttttcttcaattattctcccattttttaatatttataatatatatatatatatatatatatatatatatatatatatatatatatacatatatatcatatagtacttattaattttaaattttgaaaaaaaaaaagtgacaggATTAATATGCTGATCACCATATCAGTAACTGTTTATGTATGCTTTTTCCTTCTATATTTCAGTTGATGAATTTTGCTGAAGGTAGGATTGTATTGATTCTAGAAGGTGGATATAATCTTGATTCCATCTcaaaatcaatgcatgcctgcTTGGAAGTTTTGCTAGCAGACCAGCCTGTTATTGGATCTGCAGAGGCCTATCCATTTGAATCTACATGGCGTGTGATTCAAGCGGTAAGAACATGTGATACTGATATATGATATATGTTGCTTCCCTCTTAGGGTGATTAAAgaactatttttctctttcccaTGCGGTGGGGGAGGTTATCCATTTCTTTCCTACCAAAAAATGGTCCTTAAGATGTACAGAAGATTCTTTTAATGCTAAAGTGACAAGCGTATTTTGCAGGTTCGCCAGGTTTTAAGTCCCTTTTGGCCTACACTTGCACGTGAATTACCGCACAAGTTAATCTCACCAATGGCACCACCTCCGGTAATGTACCTTTCCATAATAGTTGTTTTCTCATAGGTAGTTTAGCTAATGTGATacatattctttcttttttagtaTTCGGCATAAATCGTTTTAAAGTTGTGTGCGAGGTTATATAAATGGgaaataaagattaaatattACTGATCAAGTAGTGttcaagtaattttattttgtgtaattTGTAATTTCATCCTCACCTAGTGAcataaggctttgttgttgtaatttttaatgTCTTTAGAACTACAAACTGGATGTCAAGGTTGATTGCtgtaaatcatatttaagttcTTTGTAATTAACGAATTTTTATTGGCATGCTGCCTAATGGCCTTTGCTGGCTTACCCAATTTGAAGCAAATCATGACCTTTGACTTTTGATTAGAAAGTTGTCTAACTTTGAAAAGTCTCATGGCAATTGAGTTAATGTGCCAGACATAACTCGTCCTTTTTAGGGATCTTTggttttatcaaataattaactaTTCTGTCTTTTCTATGAATGCCAAATACAGACAACATTAGTTATGCTACAGTTTTCATTAAACTATGGTGATCTGATAATAATGATTCATGCATGTGTGTAATTGTGCATAATTCTGGAAGAACTAAAATTCCGAACACATTTTGcttaatttttgtaatcttGCATCCATTCCTTTTTGTGTGTTATTGTATCTTGTTTCCATCCTCTATATGGGAAAATACTCtgctgattttttatttatttttttattttgggctTTGCAGTATACTCTTATCTCGAGCTCTGACACTGAGGCTGAGGATGATAAGGGTGCACTAAGTTCAGAAAATCTTGTTGAACTTCTTGAGGATGTCATAAAACCACTTTCTGAACTGAAAGTTGATGCTGGTAACCATGATCCCtaaatatcttttataattaGAGAAACACCCCTGGaagtgttaatatttttttttccacaatatataattttaactcCTTAAGTTTTGGCATTTGGTGTGTTCCATAAGACTGTTGGGTTTTGGTCCTCTGGATTGGCTTTGGATCGACTGGAGTTGGCACAATACATTGGTGATCTGATGTTCCGTCACTTATTACTTGACAAGTTATATGCTTGATGCAGATAAAGAGACTGATGTTTCTAGTACTTGGCGATCGGAATTGTCAAATGTTTATATATGGTATGCCTCATATGGATCAAATATGTGGAAAGCAATATTAAATTGCCACCTAGCAGGTGGACAGGTAATGCAGCACAACACTCAAGTCATATTGCTTTTTCTTATAGAAGTAATGATCTCTTTGTATAGGGATTGAAACTCGGTTTTAAAGAAAACTACTGATTTATGAGGCACCATCACAAACATGCTGTAAATATATAAACAGTAAACAATaatacaattataaataaatgattatcttttattcatttcaatcTTTCCATCAGCATTTATGATATTTACAGTCAAAATTTGgaaagttattttttgtttgcttttgcCACCTTTTCACAATgctgtcatatatatatatatatttatatatatattaagggaAAGGTAGGCTAGCCGTggaacttttcttttatttgaattttgaacgtAGTATAATTTGCTGTAGGTGATTGCGTTCATACTGTGAAGAGTGAACAATCTGACAATATTAAGTGTTAGCCCAAAGTAATTGGACAAGTTTGTTGGGCCTATAAATAACTTCCCCCTAAATATGAAACCCCATGTCTGAGTGGGGGAGGAAGAGGTGTTTTTAGGAAGGTGGTGAGAGGTTGAGGTATGCAGTCTTGCTAGTAGCTATGGAaggttttttctctctttgtgaGGTTCTGGAATTGTATTTTCATCACCTTCATGTGGCTGAGCTGTTTAGGCCAGTGACttgtttctctttatttttgtattgaactttttgttattttggttatcTAACATTAAGTCCCGTGCTTCTGGCTTCAGGGTGATGAATATGTATTGATTGTTCAGTTTATAAAGAATTTGCAACCTTCCTTTCATTTCTTGCTTCCACCCTCTCTTTCTCTGTAGCTTTGTTTCTTCTGTTGtcagttatatttttatgaagattTTGAGAATGACATTCAGGTGGAAGGCATGAAGAAGGACTGTTCTGGTTCAGTGAATAGAACTCTGCCAAAAGCGATCCTGTGGAAAACTTTCCCTTGTCATATATTTTTCGGTTGTGATTCATCACATTCATGGGGTGTGGGAGGTGTTGCATTTCTTAATCCTGAGAAAAACTTTCAGCACAACACCTACATGTGCCTGTACAAAATTTCGTAAGTAAACCTCTCTAGTTCAAATCTTCTGTTAGCAGAAAGTCTGTCTCTTTCAAAGCTTTCCTGTCAGAGCATGACATTGTTCGatcatttcttttcattttttgtggGCTTTCTTATGTATCCAATGGGGTTGACTTTACATTCTCGTCCATGTTTTTTACAGGCTAGAGCAGTTCAATGATATTTTGTTTCAGGAAAATGCTTTAAGCCTTGATGCAGGCTCTCCTTTATTTGATATAACTACCGTGAATGCTATCTCTAACAAGGAGTTCAACTCTCTGGAGGTTGTCAAGGTATCTATCCCCTGTCCCTTCTCATTTTTCTGATAGCAATTAGttcatgtattttatttccTCTTTTACTTTATTCCGTGTGTGTGTCAGATGGTCACAACCTTTTCTTGATAATGTCATGCAGGGTGCTTGGTATGGCAATGTTGTCTACTTAGGAAAGGAGCAGGATATTCCAGTAGTTACCATGACGTGAGTATCAAATTATACTTTCTTGTGTATTTGCGTGACTTAATTGTTGATCTGTATGAGCATGATATTATGTTACCTTAATCAGGTGTTCACTTCTTGATATTGGAAATTTCAAATCTGGGAAGCTACCCTTACGTGCCCCTAATAAAGCATATGCCAACACCTTAATAAAAGGGTTGGTTGATGGAGAACAGCTTTCAGAGGTGGAAGCCATCGCTTACATAGAAGGTGCTGCTAAATCATTGTAATTTGCATAGGCGTGCCATTTATTTTAGGTGTAAAATCTTCTAGAATAACTTACTCGTACAAAAAAAGATTCTACTTGTAGATATTGGGTAACTAAACCTCATAGTATTGCTACGAGATTCTGCATATTTCTCCTAGTTTTGGATGTGCCGTGCGCAGCTACACTTTCATTTGCTACAATGCTGGTGCAGCGCTGCATGTATATTTTGAGTGCTAACATTTAGTTTTAACTAGAATATTTAGGGAAATTGTCTAAATGATTGAATTGCTGCTTTATCTACCACTAgtcatacctttttttttttggcttcccattttttttcccctttggCTAACAAATATTGGAAATTATTTTGTGGGAATCTTCCGATATTTGGTTGTATTGAGGATGAAATTGAGAGTTGATCACGAGTTGGTGATTGCCAAGAAGTCGTGAACATTGTGGTGTACATGAGAGATTATTCCATCTCAGTGACTATGATTTCTGGTGACTGTAATAGTGGAGGATTCACTTGGAAGGACTCTAATATTTAAGTCATGAGAAAATAGAATTaagagatttgaatctgcttgAAATCATATCTCAATATATGATGATAGGTTAgacccttaattatttttataatgttcAAAGGGTTGTTAGAAAAGTGTTTAGTGATTAGAAATGGTTGAGGAATAACTGTTTGACATCCATGTATTACTAGTTATGTCTACTTTGTCTACTTGAAGTTTGAACATTTGCTTGACTTGTGATCTAGTCTAGCATGCCATAATTAGGTTTGTCTAGGACTATTATCCCTAAGATAGTGCTGATTTTGAATTGTCAATTGATTCAAATAATTGAATCAGCTAACAACCAATGCTAGTAAATTGCGGCCATGGTGTTATGGCTGGGCAAATTTTTGACGAAAATGCCATTGTATGGCAGTGCCATGGCAGATGCCAGAAGCATGGATTGCAGCAAGGCATCCATAGCAAAAAAGGcagtttttaattataaaaaaaacaggtTGTAGCCCAACTTGACCCTCTAAAAAAAAGGCTCAATTTGactcatttaaaataaagtattttaaatccTTACCCGCGAGGACAAGCTTTCAACTTTTGTCTTGTGTGCATTTGCTGTTGCCATAGAAACCTACATGAACCTCTCCTTGCAGTGAATAACTTATTCATCAACGTAGACTTTTGCATCGGTGAAGACATTCACTGACAACCATTTTTGGTTGGCGGTGATATTATAGGTTACATATGGTGGTGCCATGGTGGACGTTAGAAGCATGGATTGCAGCTTGGCACCCATataaaaaaaggtattttttaattaaaaaaaaagatgggtCTGTAGCCCGACTTAacccaaataaaataaagggtTTTAAACCCTAAAATTACCCACTACAAGAAGCTTTCAACTTCTCTGTATTGTGTGCATTTGCTGCTGCTATAGAAGCCTAAACGAACCTCTCCCTACAGTGACTTATTCATCAGTGTCGACTTTTGCATCGATGAAGACGTTCGCTGACAACCATTTTTGGTTAACCACCATACAATGATAGTGACATTATAGGTGACATATGGTGGTGTGCCCATGGTGATCGCCAGTAGCTTGGCACCCATGGCGAAAATCTGTTTTTTTAAACCTAAAATTACCCTCATTGAGAAGCTTTCAATTTCTCCATCTTGCGTGCATTTGATGTTGCTGTAGAAACCTACACAATCCTCTCCTTGTGGCGACCTATTCCAACTTCTGCATCGTTGAAGACATTACCAGCGACCATTTCCGATTCCGATGATTGCCATCTATGTTGAGTATCATTTTctctgttgttttttttttaattacattttttttgtaattttttttaaatctttacaTTAGTAGTTTAATACTCAGTCTATTTTCAATTCGACCAGCATTTCACGTATAATATTAGGATGAGTTAAACAGTTTCTTTCCAAGTAAAACCGGTTGACTAAATTCTAGTAATTAGTATTTTTCTGTCTAAGTCCATTTtagactaattttttatttagtatgaCCTGTTGTTTAAATTCCGGTTGACTAAATTCtagtaattagtattttttttttgttcgtgAGAGAATAAGCAGTAAGGACTCTCCTTAGTAATTACAATCACACTCTAATTAAGTAAACTTCACTATAAATACTTTCCATAAACTACTTCTAATTTatacataaactaattttaataagaAATGGTTTAACTTCTTCAAAAACTAATCTAAACTCgtaaaaaaagccatttttttctttgaaaataaaagattacaCAAGCAAGTGCTAGGTGCATAGATGCACCTTTGACAGTGGTGCATATTAGATCAATCAAACACACAGGCCAAGTttaaaatagaatgaaataaaaaatgttttttaaaaattgagtttttaaGAAGCCAgatttgcttcttaaaaaactaatctgtttttttttattaaaaaaaaaaacaaatacagtttgaactttgaacagAGATACTAAAAGGCAGGAAactgcttattttattaaaaaaaaatcttgacaaACAAATTTAAACACCCAATatctcaaaatattaaaaggaaaatttagAATCATTCAATCTCTATTACTAAATCATCCAATCTCTATTACTATGTTGACATACAAAAGGATCCCGTCAAATTTGTGCAGACCCTGTATCCATATCTTTCTCAACCGTGGCATAAATAACATAATGATTTCTGCCTAAGGATCACTTGAAAATGATTTTAACActatattttaagaattaaagaaTGGACCAATAATTGGAGCAGGCCAATATCTGGACCTGGAACAATACTCCTTATACTCGGGGGAACGCTTAACTTGAATAATTCTAACTGTTGTTTCCTTCATCGACCTTTTATTGTCGCATGCCCAGAATCGCCAAGatgtttatgtaatttattcCTGTGTATCAAATCAAACGAAGTTATATTCTGATAACAAAAAGAATTACCATTAGAACactataaaatttgataaacaaGAGAGACGTGAATTACCTTGTCTCAAACTCCTCTCCACATGCATCACAAATATTGCCAACATTCTTTGATGCCACCttattaaagaaacaaaatctgAATCAGATTGTAGATCACAAAAACCAGCTTAATCGTAAGGCACGGCCAGAAAACATGATCAATGTTATCCTGGCTACAACATAGAAACCACCGGACGTATCTCTACAGAAAAACTACAACAGAGAATAAACATAATGGTTGTGTAGAGAATGAACGAGCAAGGATTGTCATCTCAACTAactaattaattcaaggtatTCGTCAAGGGGTCAGAACAAAATGGTTGTGTAGAGAAAATAGGCCATGCACTGATAGTGCAAGTGCATAGCCATTAAActcaaacaaatttattattatgtagttAGAATAGtctaataaacaataaaattaaagataatttagtCTAATTAATGTAAAAGTTCCACTCCCATCTAAATCTCCTCAATTTTGAGAGGAGCCAAAATTGAGTGAGGGAATTTAGCCTACAGCAC
Protein-coding sequences here:
- the HDA15 gene encoding histone deacetylase 5; translated protein: MERENENSVNAQRRVGLLYDETMCKHHTPDDEDHPENPNRIRAIWNRLQSAGVLQRCVILEAKEAEDKHLLLVHSINHVNLIKNISSKQFNSRRHKIASKLGSIYFNEGSSEAAYLAAGSAVEVVKRVASRELDSAVAIVRPPGHHAEQQEAMGFCLFNNVAVAARYLLDERPELGVKKILIVDWDVHHGNGTQKMFWNDSRVLFFSVHRHEFGSFYPANDDGFYTMIGEGAGAGYNINVPWENGRCGDADYFAVWDHILLPVAKEFNPDIIIVSAGFDAAVGDPLGGCLVTPFGYSVLLEKLMNFAEGRIVLILEGGYNLDSISKSMHACLEVLLADQPVIGSAEAYPFESTWRVIQAVRQVLSPFWPTLARELPHKLISPMAPPPYTLISSSDTEAEDDKGALSSENLVELLEDVIKPLSELKVDADKETDVSSTWRSELSNVYIWYASYGSNMWKAILNCHLAGGQVEGMKKDCSGSVNRTLPKAILWKTFPCHIFFGCDSSHSWGVGGVAFLNPEKNFQHNTYMCLYKISLEQFNDILFQENALSLDAGSPLFDITTVNAISNKEFNSLEVVKGAWYGNVVYLGKEQDIPVVTMTCSLLDIGNFKSGKLPLRAPNKAYANTLIKGLVDGEQLSEVEAIAYIEGAAKSL